One Manduca sexta isolate Smith_Timp_Sample1 chromosome 28, JHU_Msex_v1.0, whole genome shotgun sequence DNA window includes the following coding sequences:
- the LOC119190953 gene encoding tctex1 domain-containing protein 2-like: MADDEEVVDEETPGAGGDESEGGTPVEAEKPLAPPKYEVRPGLGEKFQSQNIRDIILTTMQEQLTGRQYRSDQAQKWVKVIANAVRQRVQELDMKRYKILVQCTILEMKGAGVKCGQRCIWDPETDDYVGDLFRNDSLYCYTIVYGVYMY; the protein is encoded by the exons atggctGATGATGAGGAAG ttgtaGATGAAGAAACCCCAGGAGCTGGTGGCGATGAGAGTGAGGGCGGGACTCCTGTCGAAGCTGAGAAACCTTTAGCCCCGCCGAAGTATGAAGTGCGACCTGGACTTGGTGAAAA ATTCCAGTCACAGAACATTCGAGATATAATATTAACGACAATGCAGGAGCAGTTGACGGGCCGCCAGTACAGGTCTGATCAGGCTCAGAAATGGGTGAAAGTCATCGCAAACGCTGTGCGACAAAGGGTGCAAGAACTGGACATGAAAAG gtACAAAATCCTGGTGCAATGCACAATACTAGAGATGAAAGGTGCGGGAGTGAAGTGCGGCCAGCGGTGTATATGGGACCCAGAGACTGACGACTACGTGGGAGATCTGTTTAGAAACGACAGCCTGTACTGCTACACTATTGTCTATGGCGtttatatgtactaa
- the LOC115453558 gene encoding stress-activated map kinase-interacting protein 1, with protein MATYDNKIWLLKNIRDAFIATDDTGLCEIVMAGEDFSKIFQNKGLEEKKRIKESRFSQPGPSKGRDVVSDASEDECEREIVSQYDPYPDLNDSEDDDPLCGSYVRYEEFGAHRQRSNTAQWLDKKEQALKKAAKIKVIKWENPSTPLTTEQAAELFSKMEVRPPEKQKSLLAEQLENCPNLPHRQYLEYAKFDGTAQMGLPTKSFKIFMTMLPEKHQNYPLVVCVIANAKIKDLIGFTCYKYSIEHPEISLGSVHDYGLCIAEDDGEVDWAFPCLDSNEPCSKFGFTCLGLIELKYKTVCAAPIPMPEDGIAFHMFPKAADSGQSHQNTSRHNTGGSQTSEAVISAIRAVNEDKKKSGDVNLEKIQSHIMATEAPQYKVYKVYLLRKVRTNTPVQLGVSLDRIEVEPLVTHKHAFWQSRSKYFLHNIDSVAWCQVLETRGNRTTFRIIYSPSHNAAYSDKNISGNTSFFHPNPTYKVHDFECEHDMAKEIVEKVNTILDLRNSPCRREYKTTKEKKSQTRRSFHTKHLS; from the exons atGGCTacatatgataataaaatatggctTCTGAAGAACATAAGAGATGCGTTTATCGCAACGGACGACACAGGCCTGTGTGAAATTGTGATGGCTGGAGAAGATTTCTCAAAAATCTTTCAAAATAAAGGTCtagaagaaaagaaaagaataaaGGAATCTCGGTTCTCACAGCCTGGGCCTAGTAAAGGCAGGGATGTAGTCAGTGATGCTTCAGAAGATGAGTGTGAGCGGGAAATCGTGTCACAGTACGATCCTTACCCAGATTTGAACGACAGCGAAGACGATGATCCGTTGTGCGGCAGTTACGTTCGATACGAAGAATTTGGAGCCCACAG ACAAAGGTCAAACACAGCACAATGGCTTGATAAAAAAGAGCAAGCCCTTAAAAAGGCTGCAAAAATAAAGGTTATAAAATGGGAGAATCCATCAACACCACTCACAACAGAACAAGCTGCAGAACTGTTTTCAAAAATGGAAGTCAGACCACCCGAGAAACAAAAGTCTTTGCTTGCAGAACAACTAGAAAATTGTCCCAATTTACCACATCGTCAGTATCTGGAGTATGCAAAGTTTGATGGCACTGCACAAATGGGATTACCAACTAAGTCGTTCAAGATCTTCATGACAATGCTTCCGGAGAAGCATCAGAATTATCCTTTAGTTGTGTGTGTAATCGCAAATGCCAAGATAAAGGATTTAATTGGTTTTACATGCTATAAATACAG CATTGAACATCCAGAAATAAGTCTTGGCTCTGTGCATGACTATGGACTTTGTATAGCAGAAGACGATGGAGAGGTAGACTGGGCATTTCCATGTCTCGACTCAAATGAACCATGTTCCAAATTTGGTTTCACATGCCTCGGTCTGATTGAATTGAAGTACAAAACGGTGTGTGCAGCGCCTATACCAATGCCTGAGGATGGTATAGCGTTTCATATGTTTCCAAAAGCTGCTGATTCTGGACAAAGTCATCAGAATACGTCCAGGCATAATACAGGCGGTAGTCAGACTTCAGAAGCTGTTATAAGTGCTATTAGAGCTGTCAATGAAG ATAAAAAGAAAAGTGGCGACGTAAATCTTGAAAAGATCCAATCTCATATAATGGCTACTGAAGCTCCTCAATACAAAGTGTACAAAGTTTATCTCTTGCGAAAAGTGAGAACAAACACACCAGTGCAACTCGGTGTATCATTGGATAGAATAGAAGTGGAACCTCTAGTCACACATAAACATGCATTTTGG CAATcaagatcaaaatattttctgcaCAATATAGACTCAGTGGCGTGGTGTCAAGTGTTAGAGACCAGAGGAAACAGAACCACATTTAGAATAATCTACTCACCTAGTCATAATGCTGCttatagtgataaaaatatatcag GTAACACAAGCTTCTTCCATCCAAACCCGACATACAAAGTGCACGATTTCGAATGTGAACACGACATGGCGAAGGAAATAGTCGAGAAGGTAAACACAATATTAGATTTAAGGAACAGCCCGTGCCGGCGCGAGTACAAGACTACAAAGGAGAAAAAATCGCAAACCAGAAGAAGTTTTCACACGAAACACTTGAGTTGA
- the LOC115453559 gene encoding uncharacterized protein LOC115453559 codes for MDNIMNETEVNQSFRSPPRRRRSTFFERRDSIVPTITDNVEQQSCKTDTNDTKRSQDLMKYYEKLLVEKEQWKKEVNDRRNKYHDLRQQYQISVKASSRSRMSYAALTNEDIEFLKAKPNISKLADAQQKLHKSVKETVALVKRMNELDDVVLKHSENIVNTITEYILENSTVEPMAE; via the exons atggATAATATCATGAATGAAACTGAGGTTAACCAATCTTTCAGATCACCTCCACGACGGAGACGATCAACGTTTTTTGAAAGAAGAGATTCTATAG tgCCTACTATTACGGACAATGTGGAACAACAATCGTGCAAAACAGATACAAATGATACGAAACGATCACAGGACTTAATGAA gtATTATGAAAAGTTATTGGTTGAGAAAGAACAATGGAAGAAGGAGGTAAACGACAGAAGGAATAAATATCACGATCTAAGACA GCAATACCAAATATCTGTAAAGGCTTCAAGCAGATCACGGATGTCATATGCAGCACTAACAAATGAAGATATAGAGTTTCTAAAAGCAAAACCGAACATATCAAAACTTGCAGATGCTCAGCAAAAGTTACACAAATCAGTAAAAGAGACTGTTGCCTTGGTGAAAAGGATGAATGAACTTGATGATGTTGTGTTAAAACATAGTGAAAATATTGTCAACACTATAACAGAGTACATACTGGAGAATAGTACAGTAGAGCCTATGGCTgagtaa